A DNA window from Drosophila pseudoobscura strain MV-25-SWS-2005 chromosome 2, UCI_Dpse_MV25, whole genome shotgun sequence contains the following coding sequences:
- the Cad86C gene encoding cadherin-86C isoform X3: MASNSSSQSVKNKTVIPPRHMGKEQNGLTSNAGPILEKECYYYTPTTSQQHQQIQQGWLSLWAFFGPWLSAMTAYRLLTISLLIGILCPHHIQGVDPKFDPSTRMRLVLVPADAQVNSVIYRLRATDEEFDYPLTFEFVGDAFSSTVKVDSLPCTKYNSVCQANIVLQRRLEPGRYYDFQVSVKDSKGGMATQLCSITATNFTTPHDLIFPHKPGIIMIPEDAKRGTELNYVIARKNPLFQKPVYLELWGSPLFAIRQKIVSSETTEGTVFLLGPLDFEKQAMYHLTILANDAYAEPGQDSRNIAGMEIVVIVQDVQDQPPVFTSAPPVTKLPTGILPGDKILQVHAEDGDKGNPREIRFGLVSENNPFTSFFDINDTSGEIFLMRPLEDIAFITHVGDPVLLTVIAEEVKVGRDEPPALASTVQLAFFLPDRTNSPPYFENDHYVSRVDENAPQGTALIFVDPYVPRIYDDDTGKNGVFSLTLLNNNGTFEITPNVAERSASFLVRVRDNTLLDYEMRHSVQFQVMAQEVGPATNLTAVVNVTVYINDVNDNAPVFDQPSYTVELPENMTVGTKVVQVHATDLDSGLGGKVRYTAILGYLNTSVNLDAENGLITISTNNHGYDREVMPEYHLYVEARDMDGEGNRAQVPLIIKLIDVNDETPIFDKDLYEFILTPDLLGFTTTAVINAEDKDATAPNNEVRYELISGNYENKFKLDKVTGELTIQDKIHLRSMTDASERRHRDPSTSSSSDDDNEVFILTARAYDLGVPVRFSTTTIRIYPPESRKRMVTFVVPGHNPDKAKTEETLSAITGGKVLIHSIRPLRPDEPGAKDIPVNNPGIKDRSVVTATVLYGSTSLVDISDIQQRLSQHNNSYAIMPQDDALQTNNLTPLQTQYKAENKVLFWLLILLATLVAFTVLILLLCCICSWCPLYGAATSQSGWEDAMPGQRRNPRIPERNLPDGSSMTVVNILAKT; the protein is encoded by the exons ATGGCTTCCAATAGTAGCAGTCAATCTGTAAAGAACAAAACAGTCATACCGCCACGCCACATGGGAAAGGAACAGAACGGCTTAACTTCAAATGCGGGACCGATACTCGAAAAGGAATGCTACTACTACACCCCAACTACCTCccagcaacatcaacagaTTCAACAAGGCTGGCTATCTCTATGGGCTTTTTTTGGGCCCTGGCTGAGTGCAATGACCGCCTATCGATTGCTGACAATCAGCCTTCTAATTGGTATTCTGTGTCCACATCACATTCAAGGCGTGGATCCTAAATTCGATCCTTCGACGCGCATGCGACTGGTACTGGTGCCGGCGGACGCGCAAGTAAACTCAGTTATCTACAGATTGCGTGCCACTGACGAGGAGTTCGACTATCCATTGACCTTTGAGTTTGTGGGTGATGCATTTTCGTCCACCGTCAAAGTGGATTCGCTTCCATGCACCAAGTACAATTCGGTTTGCCAAGCAAACATCGTGCTTCAGCGTCGCTTGGAGCCTGGGCGCTATTACGACTTCCAGGTTTCAGTGAAGGACTCAAAAGGTGGCATGGCCACTCAATTGTGCTCAATTACAGCAACCAATTTTACCACACCTCATGACCTCATATTTCCACACAAGCCCGGCATTATAATGATACCTGAG GATGCTAAACGCGGCACGGAATTAAATTACGTAATTGCGCGAAAGAATCCACTGTTTCAAAAACCAGTCTACCTCGAGTTATGG GGTTCTCCGCTTTTTGCGATAAGACAAAAAATTGTATCGTCCGAAACAACAGAAGGTacagtttttcttttgggacCATTGGACTTCGAAAAGCAAGCCATGTACCATCTAACTATACTTGCCAAT GATGCTTACGCTGAACCTGGCCAAGACAGTCGCAACATCGCTGGCATGGAAATTGTAGTCATCGTCCAGGATGTTCAAGACCAACCTCCTGTTTTCACTTCGGCGCCGCCAGTTACCAAACTGCCTACTGGCATTCTACCAGGCGATAAG ATATTGCAAGTACATGCGGAGGACGGCGACAAAGGAAACCCGCGGGAGATTCGATTTGGATTGGTCTCGGAAAACAACCCATTTACTTCGTTTTTTGACATCAATGACACAAGCG gtgaaatatttttaatgcgACCTCTTGAAGATATTGCTTTTATAACGCATGTGGGTGATCCAGTGCTGCTTACGGTAATTGCGGAAGAAGTTAAAGTTGGTCGTGACGAACCGCCAGCATTGGCATCTACTGTGCAATTGGCGTTCTTTCTGCCAGATCGTACCAATTCACCTCCATACTTCGAAAACGATCA CTACGTTTCGAGGGTAGACGAAAATGCACCGCAAGGCACAGCACTAATATTCGTTGACCCATATGTACCGCGCATCTATGACGACGACACTGGAAAAAATGGAGTTTTCTCGCTGACGTTGCTGAACAATAATGGAACATTTGAGATAACACCAAATGTAGCAGAGCGCAGTGCATCGTTTCTAGTGCGCGTACGAGATAATACGCTGTTAGACTACGAAATGCGACACTCTGTACAGTTTCAGGTGATGGCTCAGGAAGTGGGTCCGGCTACAAATCTCACAGCCGTTGTAAACGTGACCGTCTACATCAATGACGTTAATGATAATGCACCAGTCTTTGACCAGCCCTCCTACACAGTGGAGCTTCCCGAGAATATGACAGTGGGAACTAAGGTGGTTCAAGTGCATGCCACTGACTTAGACTCGGGATTGGGTGGCAAAGTACGATATACTGCCATTCTGGGTTATCTAAATACATCTGTTAACCTCGATGCAGAGAATGGATTAATCACAATATCGACAAATAATCATGGCTATGATCGCGAGGTAATGCCGGAATATCACCTGTACGTAGAGGCTCGGGACATGGATGGTGAAGGTAATCGAGCACAAGTCCCTCTAATCATTAAGCTAATAGATGTTAACGATGAGACGCCAATATTTGACAAGGATCTGTATGAGTTTATTTTGACGCCGGATCTCTTGGGCTTCACCACCACGGCCGTAATTAATGCGGAAGACAAAGATGCAACGGCACCCAACAACGAAGTGCGGTACGAACTGATCAGTGGCAACtatgaaaacaaatttaagCTGGACAAGGTCACCGGGGAATTAACAATTCAGGATAAGATTCACCTGCGGTCCATGACGGACGCCAGTGAACGAAGACATCGGGATCCAAGTACATCTTCCAGTTCTGACGATGACAACGAAGTGTTTATTTTAACTGCGCGTGCTTACGACCTAGGAGTACCTGTGCGATTTTCGACAACAACAATTCGCATCTACCCACCTGAAAGTCGGAAGCGCATGGTGACTTTTGTGGTACCTGGTCACAACCCAGATAAGGCTAAAACTGAAGAAACGCTTTCTGCCATAACCGGCGGAAAGGTGTTAATTCACTCAATACGACCGCTGCGACCTGATGAGCCAGGTGCCAAAGACATTCCTGTCAATAATCCAGGTATCAAGGACCGAAGTGTCGTCACCGCTACGGTGCTATATGGCAGCACGTCATTAGTTGACATATCGGATATACAGCAGCGTCTGTCCCAGCACAATAATTCCTATGCAATTATGCCGCAAGACGACGCATTACAGACGAAC AATCTAACACCACTGCAGACTCAATATAAGGCTGAGAATAAGGTGCTGTTCTGGCTGCTTATACTTCTGGCCACACTGGTCGCATTTACCGTCCTCATCCTACTTCTTTG
- the Cad86C gene encoding cadherin-86C isoform X4, whose protein sequence is MASNSSSQSVKNKTVIPPRHMGKEQNGLTSNAGPILEKECYYYTPTTSQQHQQIQQGWLSLWAFFGPWLSAMTAYRLLTISLLIGILCPHHIQGVDPKFDPSTRMRLVLVPADAQVNSVIYRLRATDEEFDYPLTFEFVGDAFSSTVKVDSLPCTKYNSVCQANIVLQRRLEPGRYYDFQVSVKDSKGGMATQLCSITATNFTTPHDLIFPHKPGIIMIPEDAKRGTELNYVIARKNPLFQKPVYLELWGSPLFAIRQKIVSSETTEGTVFLLGPLDFEKQAMYHLTILANDAYAEPGQDSRNIAGMEIVVIVQDVQDQPPVFTSAPPVTKLPTGILPGDKILQVHAEDGDKGNPREIRFGLVSENNPFTSFFDINDTSGEIFLMRPLEDIAFITHVGDPVLLTVIAEEVKVGRDEPPALASTVQLAFFLPDRTNSPPYFENDHYVSRVDENAPQGTALIFVDPYVPRIYDDDTGKNGVFSLTLLNNNGTFEITPNVAERSASFLVRVRDNTLLDYEMRHSVQFQVMAQEVGPATNLTAVVNVTVYINDVNDNAPVFDQPSYTVELPENMTVGTKVVQVHATDLDSGLGGKVRYTAILGYLNTSVNLDAENGLITISTNNHGYDREVMPEYHLYVEARDMDGEGNRAQVPLIIKLIDVNDETPIFDKDLYEFILTPDLLGFTTTAVINAEDKDATAPNNEVRYELISGNYENKFKLDKVTGELTIQDKIHLRSMTDASERRHRDPSTSSSSDDDNEVFILTARAYDLGVPVRFSTTTIRIYPPESRKRMVTFVVPGHNPDKAKTEETLSAITGGKVLIHSIRPLRPDEPGAKDIPVNNPGIKDRSVVTATVLYGSTSLVDISDIQQRLSQHNNSYAIMPQDDALQTNTQYKAENKVLFWLLILLATLVAFTVLILLLCCICSWCPLYGAATSQSGWEDAMPGQRRNPRIPERNLPDGSSMTVVNILAKT, encoded by the exons ATGGCTTCCAATAGTAGCAGTCAATCTGTAAAGAACAAAACAGTCATACCGCCACGCCACATGGGAAAGGAACAGAACGGCTTAACTTCAAATGCGGGACCGATACTCGAAAAGGAATGCTACTACTACACCCCAACTACCTCccagcaacatcaacagaTTCAACAAGGCTGGCTATCTCTATGGGCTTTTTTTGGGCCCTGGCTGAGTGCAATGACCGCCTATCGATTGCTGACAATCAGCCTTCTAATTGGTATTCTGTGTCCACATCACATTCAAGGCGTGGATCCTAAATTCGATCCTTCGACGCGCATGCGACTGGTACTGGTGCCGGCGGACGCGCAAGTAAACTCAGTTATCTACAGATTGCGTGCCACTGACGAGGAGTTCGACTATCCATTGACCTTTGAGTTTGTGGGTGATGCATTTTCGTCCACCGTCAAAGTGGATTCGCTTCCATGCACCAAGTACAATTCGGTTTGCCAAGCAAACATCGTGCTTCAGCGTCGCTTGGAGCCTGGGCGCTATTACGACTTCCAGGTTTCAGTGAAGGACTCAAAAGGTGGCATGGCCACTCAATTGTGCTCAATTACAGCAACCAATTTTACCACACCTCATGACCTCATATTTCCACACAAGCCCGGCATTATAATGATACCTGAG GATGCTAAACGCGGCACGGAATTAAATTACGTAATTGCGCGAAAGAATCCACTGTTTCAAAAACCAGTCTACCTCGAGTTATGG GGTTCTCCGCTTTTTGCGATAAGACAAAAAATTGTATCGTCCGAAACAACAGAAGGTacagtttttcttttgggacCATTGGACTTCGAAAAGCAAGCCATGTACCATCTAACTATACTTGCCAAT GATGCTTACGCTGAACCTGGCCAAGACAGTCGCAACATCGCTGGCATGGAAATTGTAGTCATCGTCCAGGATGTTCAAGACCAACCTCCTGTTTTCACTTCGGCGCCGCCAGTTACCAAACTGCCTACTGGCATTCTACCAGGCGATAAG ATATTGCAAGTACATGCGGAGGACGGCGACAAAGGAAACCCGCGGGAGATTCGATTTGGATTGGTCTCGGAAAACAACCCATTTACTTCGTTTTTTGACATCAATGACACAAGCG gtgaaatatttttaatgcgACCTCTTGAAGATATTGCTTTTATAACGCATGTGGGTGATCCAGTGCTGCTTACGGTAATTGCGGAAGAAGTTAAAGTTGGTCGTGACGAACCGCCAGCATTGGCATCTACTGTGCAATTGGCGTTCTTTCTGCCAGATCGTACCAATTCACCTCCATACTTCGAAAACGATCA CTACGTTTCGAGGGTAGACGAAAATGCACCGCAAGGCACAGCACTAATATTCGTTGACCCATATGTACCGCGCATCTATGACGACGACACTGGAAAAAATGGAGTTTTCTCGCTGACGTTGCTGAACAATAATGGAACATTTGAGATAACACCAAATGTAGCAGAGCGCAGTGCATCGTTTCTAGTGCGCGTACGAGATAATACGCTGTTAGACTACGAAATGCGACACTCTGTACAGTTTCAGGTGATGGCTCAGGAAGTGGGTCCGGCTACAAATCTCACAGCCGTTGTAAACGTGACCGTCTACATCAATGACGTTAATGATAATGCACCAGTCTTTGACCAGCCCTCCTACACAGTGGAGCTTCCCGAGAATATGACAGTGGGAACTAAGGTGGTTCAAGTGCATGCCACTGACTTAGACTCGGGATTGGGTGGCAAAGTACGATATACTGCCATTCTGGGTTATCTAAATACATCTGTTAACCTCGATGCAGAGAATGGATTAATCACAATATCGACAAATAATCATGGCTATGATCGCGAGGTAATGCCGGAATATCACCTGTACGTAGAGGCTCGGGACATGGATGGTGAAGGTAATCGAGCACAAGTCCCTCTAATCATTAAGCTAATAGATGTTAACGATGAGACGCCAATATTTGACAAGGATCTGTATGAGTTTATTTTGACGCCGGATCTCTTGGGCTTCACCACCACGGCCGTAATTAATGCGGAAGACAAAGATGCAACGGCACCCAACAACGAAGTGCGGTACGAACTGATCAGTGGCAACtatgaaaacaaatttaagCTGGACAAGGTCACCGGGGAATTAACAATTCAGGATAAGATTCACCTGCGGTCCATGACGGACGCCAGTGAACGAAGACATCGGGATCCAAGTACATCTTCCAGTTCTGACGATGACAACGAAGTGTTTATTTTAACTGCGCGTGCTTACGACCTAGGAGTACCTGTGCGATTTTCGACAACAACAATTCGCATCTACCCACCTGAAAGTCGGAAGCGCATGGTGACTTTTGTGGTACCTGGTCACAACCCAGATAAGGCTAAAACTGAAGAAACGCTTTCTGCCATAACCGGCGGAAAGGTGTTAATTCACTCAATACGACCGCTGCGACCTGATGAGCCAGGTGCCAAAGACATTCCTGTCAATAATCCAGGTATCAAGGACCGAAGTGTCGTCACCGCTACGGTGCTATATGGCAGCACGTCATTAGTTGACATATCGGATATACAGCAGCGTCTGTCCCAGCACAATAATTCCTATGCAATTATGCCGCAAGACGACGCATTACAGACGAAC ACTCAATATAAGGCTGAGAATAAGGTGCTGTTCTGGCTGCTTATACTTCTGGCCACACTGGTCGCATTTACCGTCCTCATCCTACTTCTTTG